The following proteins are co-located in the Acidimicrobiales bacterium genome:
- a CDS encoding SDR family NAD(P)-dependent oxidoreductase, giving the protein MGRLEGKVAIVTGGASGLGLATVERFVAEGARVVLTDLPPADHPPSRRPGGVHDGHSIAERLGAAARFVPADVTVAAELEQVFAAALDEFGGLDVLFNNAGIGSVEGSVAECPEDLFDRIVDVDLKAMWRGIKLASPVLAERGGGSIICTGSIAGMLGAPGMGSYSAAKGGVISLTRVAAMELAPAGVRVNCICPGAIVTPIIYESGALTAPMQPDDLRRTLAHAQPLPRSGEPADVANLALFLASDESSFITGQSIAIDGGLVAETDARNRTRPPGEALGVT; this is encoded by the coding sequence ATGGGGCGTCTCGAAGGGAAGGTCGCGATCGTCACCGGCGGTGCTTCCGGTCTGGGGCTCGCAACGGTCGAACGGTTCGTCGCAGAAGGTGCACGGGTCGTGCTCACCGACCTCCCGCCGGCCGATCACCCGCCGAGTCGGCGTCCCGGCGGCGTCCACGATGGCCACTCGATCGCCGAGCGGCTTGGCGCGGCAGCCCGCTTCGTTCCCGCCGACGTGACCGTCGCGGCGGAGCTGGAGCAGGTGTTCGCCGCCGCGCTCGACGAGTTCGGCGGCCTCGACGTGCTGTTCAACAACGCGGGGATCGGCAGCGTCGAGGGCTCGGTGGCCGAGTGCCCCGAGGATCTCTTCGATCGCATCGTCGACGTCGACCTGAAGGCGATGTGGCGCGGGATCAAGCTGGCCTCGCCGGTGTTGGCCGAGCGCGGCGGCGGGTCGATCATCTGCACCGGCTCGATCGCCGGCATGCTCGGTGCGCCGGGCATGGGGTCGTACAGCGCGGCGAAGGGCGGGGTGATCTCGCTCACGCGCGTGGCCGCCATGGAGCTCGCACCCGCCGGCGTGCGGGTCAACTGCATCTGTCCCGGCGCGATCGTGACGCCGATCATCTACGAGAGCGGGGCGCTCACCGCGCCGATGCAGCCCGACGACCTCCGGCGGACGTTGGCCCACGCGCAGCCGCTGCCGCGATCGGGCGAACCCGCCGATGTCGCGAACTTGGCGTTGTTCCTCGCCAGCGACGAGTCGTCGTTCATCACCGGCCAGTCGATCGCGATCGACGGCGGGCTGGTGGCCGAGACCGACGCCCGGAACCGCACCCGTCCTCCGGGCGAGGCGCTCGGCGTCACGTGA
- a CDS encoding cytochrome P450 has product MTDAAVSGARELFEFDPERVACPYPTFAAMRDRAPVAWYDELEAFAVTRYDLIVEVLRHPEQFSSRSATGPAADRKLMTVMAELAAEDPEIAELAVKLMTEATAAVLLQADPPEHPRQRALVNRAFTPAAIHAIEPEIEALAQGLIDGFIDKGEVELISEFAIPLPMAVIAKAVGVGADRVDDFMGWSNTLVAGVGVRELGKDEIASILRTRAVVADYLLGLVAERTDDPRDDLISKLAHAEIEGERLTPAEVVSMVIQFLLAGNHTTAMAISTCMLQLAGDPELADRLRAEPDLVAPFLEEVLRTEPPVNGTYRIADAECELGGVHIPAGSALWLVYASGNRDPDEFPDPDAFQCPQASKSPHLTFGFGAHYCLGSSLARAEAQIALRALLDRCSDIRLGIDRADVAYDPSYMLHGLQSLPLTFAVG; this is encoded by the coding sequence ATGACCGATGCGGCAGTCAGCGGGGCGCGGGAGCTGTTCGAGTTCGATCCAGAGCGGGTCGCGTGCCCGTATCCGACGTTCGCGGCGATGCGCGACCGGGCGCCGGTGGCCTGGTACGACGAGCTCGAGGCGTTCGCGGTCACCCGCTACGACCTCATCGTCGAGGTGTTGCGGCACCCCGAGCAGTTCTCGAGCCGATCGGCCACAGGCCCGGCCGCCGACCGCAAGCTGATGACCGTCATGGCAGAGCTGGCGGCGGAGGACCCGGAGATCGCCGAGCTCGCCGTGAAGTTGATGACCGAGGCCACGGCCGCGGTGCTGCTCCAGGCCGACCCGCCCGAGCACCCGCGCCAGCGCGCGCTCGTCAACCGGGCGTTCACGCCCGCGGCCATCCATGCGATCGAGCCGGAGATCGAGGCGCTGGCGCAAGGGCTCATCGACGGCTTCATCGACAAGGGGGAAGTCGAGCTCATCTCGGAGTTCGCGATCCCCTTGCCGATGGCGGTCATCGCCAAAGCGGTCGGCGTCGGTGCCGACCGGGTCGACGACTTCATGGGCTGGTCGAACACGCTCGTGGCCGGCGTGGGTGTCCGCGAGCTCGGCAAGGACGAGATCGCGTCGATCCTGCGGACCCGTGCCGTCGTGGCCGACTACCTGCTGGGCCTCGTGGCCGAGCGGACCGACGACCCGAGGGATGATCTCATCTCGAAGCTCGCCCATGCCGAGATCGAAGGCGAGCGGCTCACTCCCGCCGAGGTCGTGAGCATGGTGATCCAGTTCCTGCTGGCCGGCAACCACACCACCGCCATGGCGATCTCGACTTGCATGCTCCAGCTCGCCGGCGATCCCGAGCTCGCCGATCGGCTGCGGGCCGAGCCCGACCTGGTGGCACCGTTCCTCGAAGAGGTGCTGCGAACCGAGCCGCCGGTCAACGGCACGTATCGCATCGCCGACGCCGAGTGTGAGCTCGGCGGCGTGCACATCCCGGCCGGCTCGGCGCTGTGGCTCGTGTACGCGTCGGGCAACCGCGACCCCGACGAGTTCCCGGACCCCGACGCGTTCCAGTGCCCGCAGGCGTCGAAGTCGCCGCACCTGACGTTCGGGTTCGGCGCCCACTACTGCCTCGGGTCGTCGTTGGCGCGCGCCGAGGCGCAGATCGCACTGCGGGCGTTGCTGGACCGCTGCAGCGACATCCGCTTGGGCATCGACCGGGCCGACGTTGCGTACGACCCGAGCTACATGCTCCACGGCCTGCAGTCGCTCCCCCTCACGTTTGCCGTGGGCTGA
- a CDS encoding enoyl-CoA hydratase/isomerase family protein, producing the protein MTRYDQDGRYRRWVRFERSDEGILLVQLHDAGSEFTLTHRSHGAIADAFADVARDRDLSVVIFTGTGPSFMDRWGGADPDREFPERSDPGAELLDETGWVGAQLHRNLLDVQVPVIAAVNGACTTHSELPLMCDIVLAAEHAYFEDGPHFPRGVVPGDGVHTVWPMVVGHNRARHFLLGGQRLSAREAQQWGAVNEVLPGDELLPRAWEIARYLAMRPRLTLRSTRSVLIQPFRRAATADLASGVYQELYAMRGFLSWRGGQQPLDRRWDDHPWPGAPGSDHAPAVGSQPTAPE; encoded by the coding sequence ATGACCCGCTACGACCAGGACGGCCGCTATCGACGCTGGGTGCGGTTCGAGCGCTCCGATGAAGGCATCTTGCTCGTGCAGCTCCACGACGCCGGCAGCGAGTTCACCTTGACGCACCGCTCCCACGGCGCCATCGCCGACGCGTTCGCGGACGTCGCGCGCGACCGCGACCTCAGCGTGGTGATCTTCACCGGCACCGGGCCGTCGTTCATGGACCGCTGGGGCGGGGCGGACCCTGACCGGGAGTTCCCCGAGCGCAGCGATCCCGGCGCCGAGCTGCTCGACGAAACCGGCTGGGTCGGCGCGCAGCTCCACCGCAACCTGCTCGACGTGCAAGTGCCCGTGATCGCCGCGGTCAACGGCGCGTGCACGACGCACAGCGAGCTCCCGCTCATGTGCGACATCGTGCTCGCTGCCGAGCACGCCTACTTCGAGGACGGTCCGCACTTCCCCCGCGGCGTCGTGCCCGGCGATGGGGTGCACACCGTGTGGCCGATGGTCGTCGGGCACAACCGGGCCCGCCACTTCCTCCTCGGCGGGCAACGCCTGTCGGCCCGCGAGGCACAGCAGTGGGGGGCGGTCAACGAGGTCCTCCCGGGCGACGAGCTGCTACCGCGGGCATGGGAGATCGCCCGCTATCTCGCGATGCGCCCCCGACTCACGTTGCGCTCCACGCGCTCGGTGTTGATCCAACCGTTCCGGCGCGCCGCCACCGCGGACTTGGCCTCGGGCGTGTACCAAGAGCTGTACGCCATGCGCGGCTTTCTGTCGTGGCGCGGCGGCCAGCAGCCGCTGGACCGGCGCTGGGACGACCATCCCTGGCCCGGCGCCCCCGGGAGCGACCACGCGCCCGCGGTCGGGTCGCAGCCCACCGCCCCGGAGTGA
- a CDS encoding mycofactocin-coupled SDR family oxidoreductase, whose protein sequence is MSTLTGNVAFITGAARGQGRSHAVRLAEEGADIIAIDICAPIDSVPYPLATSDDLAQTVKEVEAVGRRAVGLTADVRDATALQAALDAGIAELGPVDIVVANAGIAPMSLEPADSEWNDVLDVNLTGAYNTVRLAIPPMIERGEGGAIVLVTSMAGLAGMGGNSPGMLAYTASKHGVVGLTRAWANYLAPHHIRVNGVAPTGVRTPMVTNDAFMPYVQAHPEFANSMGNALPGVVVVEPLDISNAVAWLVSDGARYVTGTIVPVDAGALNNR, encoded by the coding sequence ATGAGCACCCTCACCGGCAACGTCGCGTTCATCACGGGCGCCGCACGAGGCCAAGGGCGCAGCCACGCGGTCCGTCTCGCCGAGGAAGGCGCCGACATCATCGCGATCGACATCTGCGCGCCGATCGACTCCGTTCCCTACCCGTTGGCGACCAGCGACGACTTGGCGCAGACGGTGAAGGAGGTCGAGGCAGTCGGCCGGCGCGCGGTCGGGCTGACGGCCGACGTGCGCGACGCGACGGCGTTGCAGGCAGCGCTCGATGCCGGCATTGCGGAGCTCGGCCCCGTCGACATCGTCGTGGCCAATGCGGGCATCGCCCCGATGTCGCTCGAACCGGCCGACTCGGAGTGGAACGACGTGCTCGACGTGAACCTCACCGGCGCGTACAACACGGTCCGCCTCGCGATCCCCCCGATGATCGAACGCGGCGAGGGCGGCGCCATCGTGCTGGTCACGTCGATGGCCGGCCTCGCCGGCATGGGTGGCAACAGCCCCGGGATGCTCGCGTACACCGCGTCGAAGCACGGCGTCGTGGGCCTCACCCGCGCGTGGGCGAACTACCTCGCGCCGCACCACATCCGCGTCAACGGGGTGGCACCCACCGGGGTCCGCACGCCGATGGTGACGAACGATGCGTTCATGCCGTACGTCCAGGCGCACCCGGAGTTCGCCAACTCGATGGGCAACGCGCTGCCGGGCGTGGTGGTCGTCGAGCCGCTCGACATCTCGAACGCGGTGGCCTGGCTCGTCTCCGACGGAGCCCGCTACGTGACCGGCACCATCGTCCCGGTCGACGCCGGGGCGCTCAACAACCGCTGA
- a CDS encoding SDR family oxidoreductase, giving the protein MGVLSGKVAAVTGASSGSGRAIATRFAEEGASVYLLAREPKRLDELVASLPGDVQAVPCDVGDSESVAAAFARIGERHDKLHILVNNAAVYRPCPVEHLSDADIQQQLSTNLVGPVLTCRAAIPLLRAAEGADIVNTSSESTLHPFPMLSMYVATKAGLEAFSQVLAAELQDDDIRVTTLVQGVSIGPGGGSTDWQWDPERTSEAVNLWVERGLMATAGGRYGGQAVSDVAEAHVFIVTRPRTQKIDRIHVRSF; this is encoded by the coding sequence ATGGGCGTGCTGAGCGGCAAGGTGGCTGCGGTCACGGGAGCGTCGAGCGGCTCGGGGCGCGCCATCGCGACCCGCTTCGCGGAGGAAGGCGCGTCGGTGTACCTGCTCGCGCGGGAGCCGAAGCGGCTCGACGAGCTCGTGGCGTCGCTCCCTGGCGACGTGCAGGCGGTGCCGTGCGACGTCGGTGATTCCGAGAGTGTCGCCGCGGCGTTCGCCCGCATCGGCGAGCGCCACGACAAGCTCCACATCCTCGTGAACAACGCGGCGGTCTACCGGCCGTGTCCGGTCGAGCATCTGTCGGACGCCGACATCCAACAGCAGCTGTCGACCAACCTCGTCGGCCCGGTGCTCACATGCCGTGCCGCGATCCCGCTGCTGCGTGCGGCGGAAGGCGCCGACATCGTGAACACGTCGAGCGAGTCGACGTTGCACCCGTTCCCGATGCTGTCGATGTACGTGGCCACCAAGGCCGGTCTCGAGGCGTTCAGCCAAGTGCTCGCCGCCGAGCTGCAAGACGACGACATCCGGGTCACGACGCTGGTGCAAGGCGTGTCGATCGGCCCCGGCGGCGGCTCGACCGACTGGCAATGGGATCCCGAACGCACGTCGGAAGCCGTGAACTTGTGGGTCGAGCGAGGCCTGATGGCGACGGCGGGCGGTCGCTACGGGGGCCAGGCGGTGAGCGACGTGGCCGAAGCCCACGTGTTCATCGTGACCCGGCCCCGCACCCAGAAGATCGACAGGATCCACGTCCGCAGCTTCTAG
- a CDS encoding TetR/AcrR family transcriptional regulator produces the protein MYISHGAPERRWGGKERLDNGDDARERLLNAAERCFERFGLRRTTVDDVAREAKVSRSTVYRYFDGRGDLIAGAYLRESEAVNAKVQALMSKPGPYAERLIKATLRSIEAVRRGKYLPLMLTPEGSLLASKAVTASSAFYDTMRATMGPFVEQAKADGELRPDLELDDLNEWTLRIIFSFAMFDSPTERDEQRIRHLLETFLAPALVP, from the coding sequence ATGTACATCTCACATGGTGCCCCGGAACGCCGGTGGGGTGGCAAGGAACGCCTCGACAACGGCGACGATGCCCGCGAGCGCCTGCTGAACGCCGCGGAGCGGTGCTTCGAGCGCTTCGGCCTGCGGCGCACGACGGTCGACGACGTGGCCCGCGAGGCCAAGGTGTCGCGCAGCACGGTGTATCGCTACTTCGACGGTCGTGGCGACCTGATCGCCGGCGCGTACCTGCGCGAGAGCGAGGCCGTCAACGCCAAAGTGCAGGCCTTGATGAGCAAGCCTGGCCCGTACGCCGAGCGGCTGATCAAGGCCACCCTGCGCTCGATCGAAGCGGTCCGGCGGGGCAAGTATCTCCCGTTGATGCTCACGCCCGAAGGGTCACTGCTGGCGTCGAAGGCGGTGACGGCGTCGAGCGCGTTCTACGACACGATGCGGGCCACCATGGGCCCGTTCGTCGAGCAGGCGAAGGCCGATGGCGAGCTCCGGCCCGACCTCGAGCTCGACGACCTCAACGAGTGGACGTTGCGCATCATCTTCTCGTTCGCGATGTTCGACAGCCCCACCGAGCGCGACGAGCAGCGGATCCGCCACTTGCTCGAGACTTTCCTCGCGCCGGCGCTCGTCCCCTGA
- a CDS encoding CoA transferase codes for MALQPMQGVRVVEVAQFTFTPAAGAVLADWGADVIKVEHAEHGDAQRGLRLGTGGAAEGSFQPLMEHPNRGKRSIGLALENPNAHAVLLDLCRGADVFLTNFLPDARRRLHIEVDDIRAANPDIIYVRGSGHGQRGPDAEKGGYDSPTYWCRAGSAWASTPPDSPRATGMPGGAYGDSLGGMTIAGGIAGALFARERTGETSVVDVSLMGVGTWAMALSVTTSLLLGGPIPPMRLDGPMTLPVNPLIGTLRTSDGRWINLTMLQPGRYFADLCRHLGLEHLLDDERFSTAEGLMANAAEVGEHVANAIAQQPYDHWVEHLQTLEGQWAPVQNPYELASDPQVVANGYLLPVTDGEGNERQLVANPVQFDETPPTLTRGPGFAEHTDDILRELGLDDDAIIALKIDGACT; via the coding sequence GTGGCTCTCCAACCGATGCAGGGCGTGCGGGTCGTGGAGGTGGCGCAGTTCACCTTCACGCCGGCAGCAGGAGCAGTGCTGGCCGACTGGGGTGCCGACGTCATCAAGGTCGAGCACGCCGAGCACGGCGACGCGCAACGCGGCCTCCGGCTCGGGACCGGCGGCGCGGCGGAGGGCTCGTTCCAGCCGCTGATGGAGCACCCCAACCGCGGCAAGCGGAGCATCGGGCTGGCGCTCGAGAACCCGAACGCGCACGCGGTGCTGCTCGACTTGTGCCGCGGCGCCGATGTGTTCTTGACCAACTTCCTGCCCGACGCCCGTCGGCGCCTGCACATCGAGGTGGACGACATCCGGGCCGCCAACCCCGACATCATCTACGTGCGGGGCAGCGGCCACGGCCAGCGAGGGCCCGATGCCGAAAAGGGCGGCTATGACAGCCCCACGTACTGGTGTCGAGCCGGAAGTGCTTGGGCATCCACGCCACCCGACAGCCCTCGAGCGACCGGGATGCCGGGCGGCGCGTACGGCGACTCCCTCGGCGGCATGACCATCGCCGGTGGCATCGCCGGTGCGCTGTTCGCTCGTGAGCGGACGGGCGAGACGTCGGTGGTCGACGTGTCGCTGATGGGGGTCGGCACGTGGGCCATGGCGCTGTCGGTGACGACGTCGCTGCTGCTCGGCGGCCCGATACCTCCGATGCGCCTCGACGGCCCCATGACCCTCCCGGTGAACCCGCTGATCGGCACCCTCCGCACGTCCGACGGTCGGTGGATCAACCTCACCATGCTCCAACCCGGCCGCTACTTCGCCGACCTCTGTCGACACCTCGGCCTCGAACATCTCCTCGACGACGAGCGGTTCAGCACGGCCGAGGGCCTCATGGCGAACGCGGCCGAGGTGGGCGAGCACGTGGCCAACGCGATCGCGCAGCAGCCGTACGACCACTGGGTCGAGCACCTCCAGACGCTCGAAGGCCAGTGGGCTCCCGTGCAGAATCCCTACGAGCTGGCGTCGGACCCGCAAGTGGTCGCGAACGGCTACCTCCTCCCGGTGACCGACGGCGAGGGCAACGAGCGGCAGCTCGTCGCAAACCCGGTCCAGTTCGACGAGACGCCGCCGACGCTCACCCGCGGCCCGGGCTTCGCCGAGCACACCGACGACATACTCCGCGAGCTCGGCCTCGACGACGACGCGATCATCGCGCTCAAGATCGACGGCGCCTGCACCTGA
- a CDS encoding ABC transporter substrate-binding protein: protein MRLGRSRSPQGSPTFGVVIGLVVGVVLASLTVPYIRTQRVASSGSGAGGGAALSSGDSSGGAASSGGGSASGGTTPGSGSGTGTGTGTGTGTGSGAGGAGAGAGSGAGGAGAGGSGGGSAGGQATDVGLTKTQIKIGIGYPDIGVASQLGYSFDLGDQKARWQALIAAQNAKGGINGRKIVPDYQAVGLVTDPAAATQAACVHWTQDSKDFAVLMSTEYPIAGVVCVTGNGQTPFITADMAESRYYANGRLITSESSQNRALADGAKYLASSGILNGKKIGIVSGDGSDNVAVNSTLVPTLRSLGHAPVDVEVIPPTGVNRIPIAVSNFKAKGVDLVIFACNPGLPGPFVQAATRSGLNPTWALSSFNSETTDSTDSYLPDSFDGTIGFTQDSFPIYNSGAGYNALDRSCIDRVGKADPKVAHPSGLASRSPAVQVALRECAVFDLWVAAATHAGNGLTRHTLISSFESLGSVTMARQLGGSFGPGKHDAGDFVLQAVWRKSCHCWLPAHGNQPRRLG from the coding sequence ATGCGTCTGGGGCGATCCCGATCGCCGCAAGGGTCACCAACGTTCGGTGTCGTCATCGGCCTCGTCGTGGGTGTCGTGCTGGCCAGCTTGACCGTGCCCTACATCCGCACCCAGCGGGTCGCCTCGTCGGGTTCGGGCGCGGGCGGCGGCGCCGCGCTCAGCAGCGGCGACAGCTCCGGCGGCGCGGCGAGCAGCGGCGGAGGGTCCGCGAGCGGGGGCACCACGCCCGGTTCGGGATCGGGAACCGGCACCGGCACCGGCACCGGCACCGGCACGGGATCGGGCGCTGGCGGCGCGGGCGCGGGCGCGGGCTCTGGCGCGGGTGGCGCCGGGGCGGGAGGCTCGGGAGGAGGCAGCGCGGGCGGCCAGGCCACCGACGTCGGGCTGACCAAGACCCAGATCAAGATCGGCATCGGCTACCCCGACATCGGCGTGGCGTCGCAGCTCGGCTACAGCTTCGACTTGGGTGACCAGAAGGCCCGGTGGCAGGCGCTCATCGCCGCGCAGAACGCCAAGGGCGGCATCAACGGTCGCAAGATCGTGCCGGACTACCAGGCGGTCGGGTTGGTCACCGACCCCGCCGCGGCCACCCAGGCGGCATGCGTGCACTGGACGCAGGACTCCAAGGACTTCGCAGTCCTGATGTCGACCGAGTATCCGATCGCAGGCGTCGTCTGCGTGACGGGCAACGGCCAGACACCGTTCATCACCGCCGACATGGCCGAGTCGCGCTACTACGCCAACGGTCGACTGATCACGTCGGAGTCCTCACAGAACCGGGCGCTCGCCGACGGCGCGAAGTACCTCGCATCCAGCGGCATCCTCAATGGCAAGAAGATCGGGATCGTGTCCGGCGACGGTTCCGACAACGTGGCGGTGAACAGCACGCTGGTGCCCACGCTGCGCAGCCTCGGGCACGCGCCGGTCGACGTCGAGGTCATCCCGCCGACCGGCGTGAACCGCATCCCCATCGCGGTGTCGAACTTCAAGGCGAAGGGCGTCGACTTGGTGATCTTCGCCTGCAACCCCGGGCTGCCAGGCCCGTTCGTGCAAGCCGCCACGCGCTCGGGGTTGAACCCCACTTGGGCGCTGTCGTCGTTCAACTCCGAGACCACCGACAGCACCGACTCCTACCTGCCGGACTCGTTCGACGGCACCATCGGCTTCACGCAGGACTCGTTCCCGATCTACAACAGCGGCGCGGGCTACAACGCACTCGACCGCTCGTGCATCGATCGGGTGGGCAAGGCCGACCCGAAGGTCGCCCACCCCTCCGGGCTCGCGTCGCGCAGCCCGGCGGTGCAAGTGGCGCTCCGGGAGTGTGCCGTCTTCGACTTGTGGGTGGCCGCGGCGACCCATGCCGGCAACGGGCTGACGCGCCACACGCTCATCTCGTCGTTCGAATCGCTCGGGTCGGTCACCATGGCGCGCCAACTCGGCGGATCGTTCGGACCCGGCAAGCACGATGCCGGTGACTTCGTGCTCCAAGCGGTGTGGCGCAAGTCGTGCCACTGCTGGCTCCCCGCCCATGGCAACCAGCCACGGCGGCTCGGCTGA
- a CDS encoding cytochrome P450 yields MSAERSAGVDRSSNAAGFDPTAPGFFEDPYPHYERLRSQSPTHVDGRGIVFVFRYDDVRNVLIDPQRTSMDRSGALPPRADGTRRAGPPTFPSAVLNCDPPDHKRLRRLLQPAFTQRSLDALEAWMDGELGRLLDRLERTAASNGGVVDLITGLAFPFPFRVVSQIVGMPPGRDTQIRDWAHAIRLASDPIVPRDQVASAVTAYQEINEYVRREVLPWRRANPGDDLLSRLLHAEGEDGLTTEELLDNVGLLYVAGHETTTGLIGNAVLNLLRHREQLERLRAAPDLLPNAIDELNRFDSPVQFAWRYVTADLDVADATLTRGDMAFVCVGSANRDPSQFGASADRLDIDRANASDLVSFGAGLHYCLGANLARREAGLVVRRLFERFPALDLAGDPVRGRSITFRSLEHLPVSLGS; encoded by the coding sequence ATGTCGGCGGAACGAAGCGCCGGGGTCGACCGATCGAGCAACGCCGCGGGGTTCGACCCGACGGCGCCCGGCTTCTTCGAGGACCCCTACCCGCACTACGAGCGGCTCCGCTCGCAGAGCCCCACGCACGTCGACGGCCGCGGGATCGTCTTCGTCTTCCGCTACGACGACGTGCGCAACGTGTTGATCGACCCGCAGCGCACGAGCATGGATCGCAGCGGTGCACTGCCTCCCCGCGCCGACGGCACCCGGCGTGCGGGCCCTCCGACCTTCCCGAGCGCGGTGCTCAACTGCGACCCGCCCGACCACAAACGGCTGCGGCGCCTGCTCCAACCCGCCTTCACGCAACGCTCGCTCGACGCCCTCGAAGCGTGGATGGACGGCGAGCTCGGCCGCCTGCTCGACCGCTTGGAGCGGACCGCCGCGTCGAACGGTGGCGTCGTCGACCTCATCACCGGGTTGGCGTTCCCCTTCCCGTTCCGAGTGGTGTCGCAGATCGTCGGCATGCCACCTGGGCGCGACACCCAGATCCGCGACTGGGCCCACGCCATCCGCCTCGCGTCGGACCCGATCGTGCCGCGCGACCAGGTCGCGTCGGCGGTGACCGCGTACCAGGAGATCAACGAGTACGTCCGCCGTGAAGTGCTGCCCTGGCGCCGCGCGAACCCGGGCGACGACCTGCTCAGCCGGTTGTTGCACGCCGAAGGTGAGGATGGGCTGACCACCGAGGAGCTGCTCGACAACGTCGGGCTGCTCTACGTGGCGGGCCACGAGACCACCACTGGCCTGATCGGCAACGCAGTCCTGAACCTCCTGCGCCACCGCGAACAGCTCGAACGGCTGCGCGCCGCGCCCGACCTGCTGCCGAACGCGATCGACGAGCTCAACCGCTTCGACAGCCCGGTGCAGTTCGCCTGGCGCTACGTGACCGCCGACCTCGACGTGGCCGACGCGACGCTCACTCGCGGCGACATGGCGTTTGTGTGCGTCGGCTCCGCCAACCGAGACCCATCACAGTTCGGCGCCTCCGCCGATCGCCTCGACATCGACCGCGCCAACGCCAGCGACCTGGTGTCGTTCGGCGCGGGCCTGCACTACTGCCTCGGCGCCAACCTCGCACGGCGAGAAGCGGGCCTCGTGGTCCGCCGACTGTTCGAGCGCTTTCCAGCACTCGACCTCGCAGGCGATCCGGTCCGGGGCCGCAGCATCACGTTCCGCTCGCTCGAGCACCTTCCGGTGTCGCTCGGATCATGA